Proteins from a single region of Actinomycetota bacterium:
- a CDS encoding type II secretion system F family protein: protein MSAIEWMGPAVVGAGLGVVAMGALTRSLAHRTSSMALQTIVGEGLDSREAELSQPLAQRMLGPAWESFAKGARAVTPTTMVTRLRRNIALAGLGGIGVEGILAMKAAAGVLMALGVPAVMALLGVHLGKLLLWGLLGGIFGFMVPDIIIAHQAEDRQAKIRKTLPETLDLLAIAVGAGMGLEAAIELVIQRLPGPLGDEFHRLLQELALGVSRREAFGNLRERTEVDELSTFALIITQADALGTPLTLVLRSQAAEMRALRRQRAREQGAKTPVTLLFPLLLGIFPALMLIVAGPAVIGIMHAFSGGHL, encoded by the coding sequence ATGAGCGCGATCGAATGGATGGGCCCGGCAGTTGTCGGGGCAGGACTCGGCGTCGTGGCCATGGGAGCGCTCACGCGGTCACTGGCGCACCGCACGAGCTCAATGGCCCTGCAGACCATCGTCGGCGAAGGCCTTGACAGCCGGGAAGCAGAACTCAGCCAGCCCCTGGCCCAGCGGATGCTGGGCCCGGCCTGGGAGTCGTTCGCCAAGGGTGCGCGGGCGGTAACCCCGACCACCATGGTCACCCGGCTGCGGCGCAACATCGCCCTGGCCGGCCTGGGCGGGATCGGCGTCGAGGGCATCCTGGCGATGAAGGCCGCCGCCGGGGTGCTGATGGCCCTCGGCGTACCAGCGGTCATGGCGCTGCTGGGCGTCCACCTGGGCAAGCTCCTGCTGTGGGGCCTGCTGGGCGGGATCTTCGGCTTCATGGTCCCGGACATCATCATTGCCCACCAGGCGGAGGACCGGCAGGCCAAGATCCGCAAGACGCTGCCCGAAACCCTGGACCTGCTGGCCATCGCGGTCGGCGCCGGCATGGGCCTCGAGGCCGCCATCGAGCTGGTCATCCAGCGCCTGCCCGGCCCGCTGGGCGATGAGTTCCACCGGCTGCTGCAGGAGCTGGCCCTGGGCGTCTCCCGCCGGGAGGCGTTCGGCAACCTGCGGGAGCGGACGGAGGTTGACGAGCTGTCCACCTTCGCCCTGATCATCACCCAGGCGGACGCCCTGGGGACGCCGCTCACCCTGGTGCTGCGCAGCCAGGCCGCCGAGATGCGTGCCCTGCGCCGGCAGCGGGCCCGGGAGCAGGGGGCCAAGACCCCGGTCACCCTGCTGTTCCCCCTGTTGCTGGGGATCTTCCCGGCCCTGATGCTGATCGTGGCCGGCCCGGCCGTGATCGGGATCATGCACGCCTTCAGCGGCGGGCACCTGTAA
- a CDS encoding type II secretion system F family protein, whose translation MIAFLAALLIAAGVLAAAFGYASREASKRVALSRLLDLERADPTQSPQAMVQLMEKAGALTDRIMKGSVTTTKLQMALTSAGIKVRPGEFGIVAASGGIVGGIITYLLFHNGLLGIAALLVLPVLAYAWALRRGRTRRIALENQLPTVLQILAGSLDSGASLLHAIEIVAQEGDAPLAEEFVRVVAETQVGRPLLDSLRAMADRCGSQDLDWTVEAIRIQYTSGGSLSDTFRTLAEFMRARVEVRAEVRALSAEARLSGKILTGLPILIGAYLLVFRRDYVAPLYQTHAGMYMLGVAATGMVIGSWWMYRIVKKVEV comes from the coding sequence GTGATCGCCTTCCTCGCGGCACTCCTCATCGCGGCCGGCGTGCTGGCGGCGGCCTTCGGGTACGCCTCGCGGGAGGCCTCCAAGCGGGTGGCACTGAGCCGCCTGCTGGACCTCGAGCGGGCCGACCCCACCCAATCCCCCCAGGCCATGGTCCAGCTGATGGAGAAGGCCGGGGCCCTGACCGATCGCATCATGAAGGGATCGGTCACCACCACCAAGCTGCAGATGGCGCTCACCAGCGCCGGCATCAAGGTCCGCCCGGGTGAGTTCGGCATCGTCGCCGCCTCGGGCGGCATCGTGGGCGGCATCATCACCTACCTGCTGTTCCACAACGGGCTCCTGGGCATTGCGGCGCTGCTCGTCCTCCCGGTCCTCGCCTACGCCTGGGCGCTGCGCCGGGGCCGCACCCGCCGCATCGCGCTGGAGAACCAGCTCCCGACCGTGCTCCAGATCCTGGCCGGGTCCCTGGACTCCGGGGCATCGCTGCTGCACGCCATCGAGATCGTCGCCCAGGAGGGCGACGCCCCCCTGGCGGAGGAGTTCGTCCGGGTGGTGGCCGAAACCCAGGTGGGCCGGCCGCTGCTGGACTCGCTGCGGGCCATGGCGGACCGCTGCGGGTCGCAGGACCTCGACTGGACCGTCGAGGCCATCCGCATCCAGTACACCTCCGGTGGTTCGCTCTCGGACACCTTCCGGACCCTGGCCGAATTCATGCGGGCCCGGGTGGAGGTGCGGGCCGAAGTGCGGGCGCTGTCCGCCGAGGCCCGGCTGTCCGGCAAGATCCTCACCGGCCTGCCGATCCTCATCGGCGCCTACCTCCTGGTGTTCCGCCGGGACTACGTTGCCCCGCTGTACCAGACCCACGCGGGCATGTACATGCTCGGCGTCGCCGCCACCGGCATGGTGATCGGCTCGTGGTGGATGTACCGCATTGTCAAGAAGGTGGAGGTGTAG
- a CDS encoding ABC transporter ATP-binding protein produces MGHPNGHARGHPAANGSPAISVKGLKKSYGSVEAVRGIDLEVARGEVFAMLGPNGAGKTTTVEILEGYRTADAGEIRVLGYDPARRQRALKERIGIVLQETGIEPFLTVEEAVTLYRSYYPRPRPTEEILELVGLQEKRASRVNKLSGGQRRRLDVALGLAGDPEVLFLDEPTTGFDPSARRNAWGLVKNLAALGKTVMLTTHYMDEAQELADRAAILVAGRIVAEGPPRTLAGSGPVMTRITFTLPPGAPAPPPAFGSVPASDGSHQIETLDAMRAVHELTGWAIGSGVELSELAVAKPSLEEVYLQLTDGAVTKE; encoded by the coding sequence ATGGGCCATCCAAACGGCCACGCACGAGGCCACCCGGCGGCAAACGGGTCGCCGGCCATCAGCGTCAAAGGCCTGAAGAAGTCCTACGGATCGGTCGAGGCCGTGCGCGGCATCGATCTCGAGGTGGCCCGGGGCGAGGTCTTCGCCATGCTGGGCCCCAACGGTGCCGGCAAGACCACCACCGTGGAGATCCTGGAGGGCTACCGCACCGCCGACGCCGGTGAGATCCGGGTCCTGGGCTACGACCCCGCCCGCCGCCAGCGGGCGCTGAAGGAGCGCATCGGCATCGTGCTGCAGGAGACCGGCATCGAGCCCTTCCTCACGGTCGAGGAGGCGGTCACGCTCTACCGCTCCTACTACCCGAGGCCCCGACCCACCGAGGAGATCCTCGAGCTGGTCGGGCTCCAGGAGAAGCGCGCCTCCCGGGTCAACAAGCTCTCCGGCGGGCAGCGCCGGCGCCTAGACGTCGCCCTGGGCCTGGCGGGCGACCCGGAGGTGCTCTTCCTGGACGAGCCCACCACCGGCTTCGACCCCTCGGCCCGGCGCAACGCCTGGGGGCTGGTGAAGAACCTCGCCGCCCTGGGCAAGACGGTGATGCTGACCACGCACTACATGGACGAGGCTCAGGAGCTGGCCGACCGGGCGGCGATCCTCGTGGCGGGCAGGATCGTCGCCGAGGGGCCGCCGAGGACCTTGGCGGGGTCCGGCCCGGTGATGACCCGGATCACCTTCACCCTGCCGCCTGGGGCGCCGGCGCCACCTCCGGCCTTCGGCTCGGTGCCCGCCAGTGACGGGTCACACCAGATCGAGACCCTCGATGCCATGCGGGCGGTGCATGAGCTGACCGGTTGGGCGATCGGCAGCGGCGTGGAGCTATCCGAACTGGCGGTGGCGAAGCCATCCCTGGAGGAGGTCTACCTGCAGCTCACCGACGGGGCGGTGACCAAGGAATGA
- a CDS encoding ABC transporter permease yields MNDTAMLLRQVRYENKSFWRNPPAAFFTFAFPLLFLVLFNLLFGHGKISYFGHRVNTSTFYVPAIAAFSVITATFTNLAMNVTFAREQGVLKRKRGTPMPPLAFLSAKILHSGLMSLLLVAIIIVFGRLFYGVSLPHHTWPAFLVSLLVGALSFCAMGLAITAAVPNADAAPAVVNAVIFPLLFISDIFIPLQNAPKWLTTVAKIFPIYHFSWAMQHAFNPFQTGSGFQGTDLLIVAAWGVGALLVAARFFTWEPRQ; encoded by the coding sequence ATGAACGACACCGCCATGCTGCTGCGCCAGGTGCGCTACGAGAACAAGTCCTTCTGGCGCAACCCGCCTGCCGCCTTCTTCACGTTCGCCTTCCCGCTGCTGTTCCTGGTGCTGTTCAACCTGCTGTTCGGACACGGCAAGATCAGCTATTTCGGCCACCGGGTGAACACATCGACGTTCTACGTGCCCGCGATTGCCGCCTTCTCGGTGATCACGGCCACGTTCACCAACCTGGCCATGAACGTGACCTTCGCCCGGGAGCAGGGCGTGCTGAAACGCAAGCGGGGCACGCCGATGCCCCCGCTGGCCTTCCTGAGCGCCAAGATCCTGCACTCCGGGCTGATGTCGCTGCTGCTGGTGGCCATCATCATCGTGTTCGGCAGGCTCTTCTACGGCGTCAGCCTGCCGCACCACACCTGGCCGGCGTTCCTGGTCAGCCTGCTCGTCGGCGCCCTGTCGTTCTGCGCCATGGGCCTGGCCATCACCGCCGCCGTCCCCAATGCCGACGCCGCTCCGGCGGTGGTCAACGCCGTGATCTTCCCGCTGCTGTTCATCTCCGACATCTTCATCCCGCTGCAGAACGCCCCCAAGTGGCTGACGACCGTGGCCAAGATCTTCCCGATCTACCACTTCAGCTGGGCCATGCAGCACGCCTTCAACCCCTTCCAGACCGGCTCGGGATTCCAGGGCACGGACCTGCTCATCGTGGCGGCGTGGGGCGTGGGCGCGCTGCTCGTCGCCGCCCGCTTCTTCACGTGGGAGCCCCGCCAGTAG